In Rahnella sikkimica, the following are encoded in one genomic region:
- a CDS encoding phage holin family protein codes for MPEKDPNNFAAISWLIVVGLSAWGGIVRYLMDIKSNKTQWSWAAALAQIAVSSFTGLIGGLVSQETHASQNMTYVCAGLCGAMGSVALTYFWDRFFGVSTPPKV; via the coding sequence ATGCCAGAAAAAGACCCTAACAACTTCGCGGCCATCAGTTGGCTGATCGTCGTTGGACTCTCCGCTTGGGGAGGGATAGTGAGGTACCTGATGGATATTAAATCGAACAAAACTCAGTGGAGTTGGGCTGCGGCCTTGGCTCAGATAGCAGTATCCAGTTTCACCGGTTTAATTGGTGGGCTGGTAAGTCAGGAAACACACGCCAGTCAGAATATGACGTATGTGTGCGCCGGACTCTGCGGAGCTATGGGTAGCGTTGCTTTGACTTACTTCTGGGATCGCTTCTTTGGTGTATCAACCCCTCCGAAGGTCTAA